One genomic region from Reichenbachiella ulvae encodes:
- a CDS encoding type II toxin-antitoxin system TacA family antitoxin: MSTLSKDRIDVRISKEQKEFFKYASELRGFKSLSEFVIHCVFEESNKIIKDNNLIVNTIEDKERFIEAILNPPSPNANLRKAQLNYKNFIEASETNNRNSK, from the coding sequence ATGTCAACACTTTCAAAAGACAGAATTGATGTTCGAATTAGTAAAGAACAAAAAGAGTTTTTCAAGTATGCGTCAGAGTTACGTGGATTTAAAAGTTTGTCAGAATTTGTCATACACTGTGTCTTCGAAGAGTCAAATAAAATCATTAAGGACAACAACCTTATTGTCAACACAATAGAAGACAAAGAAAGATTTATTGAGGCTATTTTAAATCCACCATCTCCCAATGCAAACCTTAGGAAAGCTCAATTGAATTACAAAAATTTTATTGAGGCCAGTGAAACCAA